A genomic region of Brevibacillus sp. JNUCC-41 contains the following coding sequences:
- a CDS encoding RraA family protein, with product MDTLIQQFRNLPTTAISDAMEGLSNLESAIKPLKEEFHMAGRALTVQMPVGDNSAVLKAIGEAKPGDIIVVDSKGDTYRAIAGDFVVGMMQTMGIGGLVVDGVIRDLEAIKELNFPVFSKGTTVASSGKAGIGEINIPISCGGVTVFPGDLVIGDIDGVVVVPQAMGEEILTKAKDKIMKDEQRAEKYAGKPDEIRKYIAMMTNKA from the coding sequence ATGGATACTCTCATTCAACAGTTCAGGAATTTGCCCACCACGGCGATTTCCGATGCAATGGAAGGGCTGAGCAATCTGGAATCAGCGATTAAACCCTTAAAGGAAGAATTTCATATGGCCGGACGAGCTTTGACTGTACAGATGCCCGTTGGTGATAATTCAGCCGTGTTAAAAGCGATCGGCGAAGCCAAGCCTGGGGATATAATAGTCGTTGACAGCAAAGGTGATACATACCGGGCTATAGCAGGAGACTTCGTAGTCGGCATGATGCAGACCATGGGAATTGGCGGCCTCGTAGTAGATGGAGTCATTCGCGATCTTGAAGCCATTAAAGAGTTGAATTTTCCTGTTTTCAGCAAAGGGACGACGGTTGCCTCAAGTGGCAAGGCAGGTATAGGCGAAATCAATATCCCCATTTCCTGTGGGGGTGTCACCGTATTTCCAGGGGACCTTGTCATAGGGGACATAGATGGAGTCGTGGTCGTGCCACAAGCCATGGGTGAAGAAATCCTTACCAAAGCAAAGGATAAAATCATGAAAGATGAACAGCGTGCTGAAAAATATGCAGGGAAGCCTGATGAAATAAGAAAGTATATTGCCATGATGACCAATAAAGCATGA
- a CDS encoding LTA synthase family protein encodes MNNFLKKSRHLFADNILGFFFIAVVLFWIKTYIGYRVEFNLGIENGLQQFLLFINPISSAILFFGLALLARGKKSFKWIIRLNLLMSLWLFCNIVYYRSFTDFITLPTLTQVQNNAGDLGPSILELFKPHDVFYFLDTVLLIVLYRFKDFKVEDFKVKRRTVGLVYLAGLAIFAINLGLAEKDRPQLLSRTFDRNYIVKYLGMFNYTVYDAVQNTKTYAQRATANSTDIAEVVNYTKATSAEPNPKYFGAAKGKNVIYLHLESMQNFLIDYKLNGEEVTPFLNSLAHDKSDFMRFDNFFHQVGQGKTADAEFMLENSLFGLPQGAAFTNRSQNTYQAAPAILGQQGYTSAVFHGNYKSFWNRDNMYKSLGFNQFFDANHYNMENKEEVLSYGLMDKPFFKESIPMLETLKQPFYTKFITVSHHFPYSMDQEKATIGKHTTGDASVDNYFQTARYADEALKEFFDYLKESGLYDNSVIVMYGDHYGISENHKEAMSKVLGKDVGAFENAQLQRVPLLIHVPGVEGGEMHQYGGQIDLLPTLLHLLGIESKDYVQFGSDLLSKDHNEVVPFRNGDFVTPDVTSIKGKYYDTKTGELVEENDDILNYKKRAETMLNLSDQVVNGDLLRFYTPNDFKPIDPTDYDYTYDEEGSKEDDKTEK; translated from the coding sequence ATGAATAATTTTCTAAAAAAAAGCCGGCATTTATTTGCAGATAACATACTAGGCTTTTTCTTTATTGCGGTAGTCTTGTTTTGGATAAAAACTTATATTGGATATCGAGTTGAATTTAACTTAGGTATTGAAAATGGCCTGCAACAGTTCTTACTGTTCATAAACCCAATTAGTTCAGCCATTTTATTCTTTGGCTTGGCACTATTGGCTAGAGGCAAAAAATCGTTTAAATGGATCATCAGGTTGAACTTATTGATGTCCTTATGGCTATTCTGCAATATCGTATACTACCGTTCATTTACCGATTTCATTACATTGCCAACCTTGACGCAAGTGCAAAATAATGCCGGGGATTTGGGGCCGAGTATTTTAGAATTATTTAAGCCCCATGATGTATTTTATTTCCTTGATACGGTTCTTTTGATCGTGTTGTACAGATTCAAAGACTTTAAAGTGGAAGACTTCAAAGTCAAACGCCGTACAGTTGGATTGGTTTACCTAGCGGGACTTGCAATTTTCGCAATCAATTTGGGACTTGCTGAAAAGGATCGCCCGCAATTATTATCAAGAACATTCGACCGGAATTATATCGTCAAATATTTGGGCATGTTCAACTATACGGTTTATGATGCCGTTCAGAATACTAAAACATACGCTCAGCGTGCGACTGCAAACAGCACGGATATCGCAGAAGTCGTCAACTATACGAAGGCAACTAGCGCTGAACCGAACCCTAAATATTTTGGTGCAGCCAAAGGGAAGAATGTTATCTACCTGCATTTGGAATCGATGCAGAATTTCCTGATCGATTATAAGTTGAATGGGGAGGAAGTAACTCCATTCTTGAACTCACTTGCACATGATAAGTCGGATTTCATGCGCTTTGATAATTTCTTCCATCAAGTGGGCCAAGGTAAAACAGCGGATGCCGAATTCATGCTTGAAAATTCCCTGTTCGGTTTACCACAGGGGGCAGCATTCACAAACCGTTCCCAAAATACGTATCAAGCAGCACCAGCGATTTTAGGACAACAAGGGTACACATCGGCTGTGTTCCATGGTAATTACAAATCTTTCTGGAACCGGGATAATATGTATAAGTCTCTTGGTTTTAATCAGTTCTTCGATGCAAACCATTATAATATGGAAAATAAAGAGGAAGTACTAAGTTATGGATTAATGGATAAGCCTTTCTTCAAGGAATCGATTCCAATGTTAGAAACGCTTAAACAGCCTTTCTATACAAAATTCATAACGGTATCTCATCATTTCCCATATTCTATGGACCAGGAAAAAGCAACAATCGGTAAGCATACGACAGGCGATGCTTCCGTAGATAATTACTTCCAGACTGCACGCTATGCCGATGAGGCGCTTAAAGAGTTTTTCGATTATCTGAAGGAATCCGGTCTTTATGATAACTCGGTAATCGTCATGTATGGTGATCACTATGGTATTTCCGAAAACCATAAAGAAGCCATGTCAAAAGTGCTTGGCAAGGATGTTGGCGCATTTGAGAATGCCCAATTGCAACGTGTACCATTATTGATTCATGTTCCGGGTGTTGAAGGTGGGGAAATGCACCAATACGGAGGACAGATCGACCTTCTCCCGACTTTATTGCATCTGTTAGGAATCGAATCTAAAGATTATGTACAATTCGGTTCAGATTTATTGTCAAAAGATCATAATGAAGTGGTACCTTTCAGGAATGGTGATTTTGTTACACCTGATGTCACTTCCATTAAAGGTAAATACTACGATACTAAAACAGGGGAATTGGTCGAGGAAAATGATGATATCCTCAATTATAAAAAGAGAGCTGAAACGATGCTCAATTTATCCGACCAAGTAGTGAACGGTGACTTACTCCGTTTCTATACTCCAAATGATTTCAAACCGATAGACCCTACTGATTATGATTACACATATGATGAAGAAGGTTCAAAGGAAGATGACAAGACCGAGAAATAA
- a CDS encoding siderophore ABC transporter substrate-binding protein codes for MKKLSLLLLIAMLAVVAVACGSDKEKEESSAKKESAKSEEITVKHQLGETKVKTNPEKVVVFDMGTLDTLDKLGVDVAAVPHDGLPEYLSKYESTTENAGGLKEPDFEKINEIAPDLILISGRQSEAYEELSKIAPTVFVGVDTTKYMESFEENVTLLGKIFDKKDEAAKELASVEENINALKEKAPTDKTGLIVLSSGGKVSAYGPDSRFGIIHDVFGVPAVDDKLEVSTHGQSISFEYIAEKNPDYLFVVDRDAVAGDGAAAKETIENDIVKNTKAFKEGNIIYLDPNYWYLSGGGLESVDAMVKEISEGIK; via the coding sequence ATTAAGAAATTATCCTTACTGCTTTTGATTGCAATGCTGGCTGTAGTGGCTGTAGCTTGTGGATCAGATAAGGAAAAAGAAGAATCAAGTGCGAAAAAAGAAAGTGCTAAAAGCGAAGAAATCACGGTTAAGCACCAACTAGGCGAAACGAAAGTGAAAACAAACCCTGAAAAAGTCGTTGTATTCGATATGGGTACTCTTGATACTCTTGATAAACTGGGTGTGGACGTAGCAGCTGTTCCTCATGATGGCCTTCCAGAATACCTTTCTAAATATGAAAGTACAACTGAAAATGCCGGCGGATTAAAAGAGCCTGACTTCGAAAAAATCAACGAAATTGCTCCTGACTTAATCCTTATTTCTGGCCGTCAATCTGAAGCATATGAAGAATTAAGCAAAATTGCTCCTACTGTTTTTGTGGGTGTGGATACAACAAAGTATATGGAATCCTTTGAAGAAAACGTAACACTTTTAGGTAAAATCTTCGATAAAAAAGACGAAGCAGCTAAAGAATTGGCAAGTGTTGAAGAAAACATTAATGCTTTGAAAGAAAAAGCCCCAACTGACAAAACTGGTTTAATCGTTCTTTCAAGCGGTGGAAAAGTAAGTGCTTACGGACCGGATTCAAGATTTGGTATCATCCATGATGTATTCGGAGTGCCTGCAGTAGATGACAAATTGGAAGTATCGACACATGGTCAAAGTATTTCTTTCGAATACATCGCTGAAAAGAATCCTGACTACCTATTCGTTGTGGATAGGGATGCGGTTGCCGGTGATGGAGCTGCAGCAAAAGAAACTATTGAAAATGACATTGTGAAAAATACAAAAGCATTTAAAGAAGGTAACATCATTTATCTAGACCCTAACTACTGGTACCTATCAGGCGGCGGTTTAGAATCTGTTGACGCTATGGTTAAAGAAATTTCTGAAGGCATCAAGTAA
- a CDS encoding ABC transporter ATP-binding protein: MVEVKKLFKKYNSKTVVEDVSIEIVKGKITSFIGPNGAGKSTVLSMISRLITRDSGEVLIDGKDMGEFNSNELAKKIAILKQANHINLRLTIRELVAFGRFPYSQGKLTKEDWKHVDEAIEYMELADMQDKFLDQLSGGQQQRAFIAMVIAQDTEYVLLDEPLNNLDMKHSVQIMKVLRRLADELGKTVIIVIHDINFASCYSDYIVALKDGKVVHNGPTEQVINSKVLKEIYDMDIEIQSINDNKICVYFT; the protein is encoded by the coding sequence ATGGTAGAAGTGAAAAAGTTATTCAAAAAATATAATAGTAAAACGGTTGTCGAGGATGTTTCCATTGAAATAGTGAAAGGGAAAATCACATCCTTCATCGGTCCCAATGGAGCGGGGAAAAGTACAGTCCTTTCGATGATCAGCCGTCTCATTACCCGGGATTCGGGAGAAGTCCTGATCGATGGTAAGGATATGGGGGAATTCAATAGCAATGAACTTGCTAAAAAGATTGCCATCTTAAAGCAGGCTAACCACATCAATCTTCGTTTAACGATTCGCGAACTTGTCGCCTTTGGCCGTTTTCCTTATTCACAAGGAAAGCTGACCAAAGAGGATTGGAAACACGTCGATGAAGCGATTGAATATATGGAACTTGCCGACATGCAGGATAAGTTTCTTGACCAGCTTAGCGGCGGGCAGCAACAGCGGGCCTTCATTGCCATGGTTATTGCTCAGGACACGGAGTATGTACTACTTGATGAACCTCTGAACAATCTTGATATGAAGCATTCGGTCCAAATCATGAAAGTATTGAGGAGATTGGCAGATGAATTAGGGAAAACGGTCATCATCGTCATTCATGACATTAATTTTGCATCCTGCTATTCCGACTATATTGTTGCATTGAAGGATGGCAAGGTTGTTCATAATGGACCTACCGAGCAAGTCATCAATTCCAAGGTATTAAAGGAAATCTATGATATGGATATTGAAATCCAAAGCATCAATGACAATAAGATCTGTGTGTACTTCACGTAA
- a CDS encoding iron chelate uptake ABC transporter family permease subunit: protein MNNKSRIIILAVLAAVLTAGYIFWDLGPNWDYALPRRVIKIIAIIVVGCAIAFSTVIFQTVTNNKILTPSILGLDSMYMLIQTGVIFIFGSTHIMIMNKNLNFLITLAAMLIFSSLLFKFMFKKNRNIYFLLLIGIIFGTLFGSMSSFMQVLIDPNEFQIIQNKMFASFNNVNTDLLTLAIILMIAAMIYFMRFLKYLDVMSLGRDQAINLGVDYDFVTKRVLIVVTVLISISTALIGPITFLGLLVANVAYQFIKSYQHKHIIPGAMLISVIALVGGQFIVERIFTFSTTLSVIINFVGGVYFIYLLLKENKSW, encoded by the coding sequence ATGAATAATAAAAGTAGGATCATTATATTGGCTGTTCTTGCAGCAGTTTTAACGGCAGGTTATATCTTTTGGGACCTTGGCCCGAATTGGGATTATGCACTGCCGAGAAGGGTTATTAAAATCATCGCCATCATCGTGGTTGGTTGTGCAATAGCCTTTTCAACGGTGATTTTCCAGACCGTCACGAATAATAAAATCCTGACACCGAGCATTTTAGGGTTGGACTCCATGTATATGCTGATCCAAACGGGAGTGATTTTCATCTTCGGTTCAACGCATATCATGATCATGAATAAAAATCTCAATTTCCTGATTACACTTGCGGCCATGCTTATTTTTTCCAGCCTGCTGTTCAAGTTCATGTTCAAGAAAAACCGCAATATTTACTTCCTATTGCTGATCGGTATCATCTTCGGAACCTTATTCGGCAGCATGTCTTCATTCATGCAGGTATTGATTGACCCGAATGAGTTTCAAATCATTCAAAATAAAATGTTCGCCAGCTTCAATAATGTCAACACGGACCTGTTAACGTTAGCTATTATCCTCATGATAGCGGCAATGATATATTTCATGAGATTTTTGAAATATTTAGATGTCATGTCCCTCGGGAGGGACCAAGCCATAAACTTGGGTGTGGATTATGATTTTGTCACCAAGCGGGTTTTAATCGTCGTTACTGTTTTAATCTCCATTTCGACTGCCCTGATCGGTCCGATCACGTTCCTCGGATTACTTGTTGCAAATGTGGCCTATCAATTCATTAAGTCCTATCAGCATAAACATATCATCCCGGGTGCCATGCTGATCAGTGTGATTGCCTTGGTCGGCGGCCAATTCATTGTGGAGAGGATCTTTACGTTCTCCACCACTCTAAGTGTCATCATCAACTTTGTCGGCGGTGTCTATTTCATCTATCTTCTATTAAAGGAGAATAAATCATGGTAG
- a CDS encoding ABC transporter permease, protein MKIRYLVMALIVLSFTSLFIGVKDITPLDLLDLSDDKVQIMLQSRFPRMVTIVIAGIVMSISGLIMQQLSRNKFVSPTTAGTMDSARLGLLLAIIIFPSAALIEKMAFAFIFALAGTFLFMKILDQVKYKDTIFIPLVGLMFGNIVGSISTFFAYKYDLIQSLNTWMNGDFSMIMSGRYELIYVSIPLVILAYFFANKFTVAGMGEEFAINLGINYKFIVNFGLIIVALSSTVVLLTVGTIPFIGLIVPNIVSLYLGDNLKKSLSHTALLGAVFLLFCDILGRILIYPFEIPIGLVVGVIGSAIFIYLILRRKAYE, encoded by the coding sequence ATGAAGATAAGATATTTAGTCATGGCGTTAATTGTTTTATCATTTACGTCATTATTCATTGGTGTAAAAGATATTACTCCCCTGGATTTATTGGATTTAAGTGATGATAAAGTGCAAATCATGCTGCAAAGCCGTTTCCCTAGAATGGTGACCATAGTCATTGCCGGTATCGTGATGAGCATAAGCGGTCTGATCATGCAGCAATTGAGCCGCAATAAATTTGTATCCCCGACGACTGCCGGAACCATGGATTCTGCACGGCTTGGACTTCTTCTTGCCATTATCATTTTTCCATCGGCAGCACTTATTGAGAAAATGGCATTCGCTTTCATATTCGCTTTGGCAGGTACATTCTTGTTCATGAAAATTCTTGATCAAGTGAAATATAAGGATACGATTTTCATTCCATTGGTTGGTTTGATGTTTGGGAATATCGTCGGATCCATCTCGACTTTCTTTGCCTATAAATATGATTTGATTCAAAGCCTCAACACATGGATGAATGGAGATTTCTCGATGATCATGTCGGGAAGGTACGAACTTATATATGTAAGTATCCCTCTAGTCATTCTCGCATACTTCTTTGCCAATAAATTCACTGTGGCAGGGATGGGTGAAGAGTTTGCCATCAATCTAGGAATCAATTATAAGTTTATAGTCAATTTTGGGTTGATCATCGTGGCATTATCCTCCACTGTCGTTTTGTTAACGGTGGGAACGATTCCTTTCATAGGATTGATCGTACCGAATATTGTATCCCTTTACCTTGGTGACAATTTGAAAAAGAGTCTTTCTCATACAGCATTGCTAGGGGCCGTATTCCTATTGTTCTGCGATATTCTGGGCAGGATCCTCATATATCCATTTGAAATCCCGATCGGACTCGTGGTTGGTGTGATAGGAAGCGCCATATTTATCTATCTGATACTGAGGAGAAAGGCATATGAATAA
- a CDS encoding DUF1450 domain-containing protein: protein MHFVTGSDKIKITNIYSYNERSDMMKNLLSKVFSKKAKIQIEFCQNNLDRFLNEKTVADYGKFLANPMIQYKEYECLSECKLCKKTPYAKVNGHVMNGKDSQDLLNKLHDELK, encoded by the coding sequence ATGCATTTCGTTACAGGAAGTGATAAAATCAAAATAACAAATATTTACTCTTACAATGAAAGAAGCGATATGATGAAAAACTTGCTATCCAAAGTGTTCTCAAAAAAGGCGAAAATCCAGATTGAATTTTGCCAAAATAATCTTGACCGCTTCCTTAATGAAAAAACAGTTGCTGATTATGGTAAGTTCTTGGCGAATCCAATGATTCAATATAAGGAGTATGAATGTTTGAGTGAGTGTAAACTTTGTAAGAAAACCCCCTATGCGAAAGTGAACGGCCACGTAATGAATGGCAAAGATTCACAGGATCTTTTAAATAAGCTACATGATGAATTGAAATGA